The nucleotide sequence CGGGCTTGGTCGACGGCTCGACCATGATGATCTGGAAGCGGCGATCAAGCGCGCTGTCCTTTTCGATGTACTTGCGGTACTCGTCCAGGGTCGTGGCGCCGATGCGCTGGATCTCGCCGCGGGCCAGCGCCGGCTTGAGCACGTTCGAGGCGTCGATCGCCCCTTCCGCGCCACCAGCTCCGACCAGGGTGTGCAACTCGTCGATGAACAGGATGGTGTTCTTGGCGCGGCGGACTTCGTTCATCACCGCCTTGATGCGCTCTTCGAACTGGCCGCGGTACTTGGTGCCGGCCACCATCATGGCCAGGTCCAACACCACAATCCGCTTGTCGCTCATGATCTCGGGCACGTCACCGTCAACCACGCGCTGGGCCAGGCCTTCGACGATGGCCGTCTTGCCGACGCCGGCTTCGCCCAGCAGCACGGGGTTGTTCTTGGTCCGGCGGCAGAGAATCTGCACGGCCCGTTCGATTTCCTTTTCGCGGCCGATCACGGGATCGAGCTTCGTCTGGCGAGCCAACTCGGTCAGGTCGCGGCCAAAGCTGTCGAGCGCTGGAGTCTTGCTTTTGGCCGCTTTGCCCCCTTCGCCCGAGGCTGCGCCACTGCCGCCACTGGCTTGGCCAGCGCCACCCGACGGGGTGCGTTCGCCCCCTTCGCTTCCTTCGATGCCGTGACCCAACAGGTTCAGCACCTCTTCGCGGACTTCTTCCAGCTTGAGCCCCAGGTTCATCAACACCTGGGCGGCCACGCCTTCTTGCTCGCGCAACAGGCCAAGCAGAATGTGTTCGGTGCCGACGTAGTTGTGACCCAGGTTGCGGGCCTCTTCCATCGAGTACTCGATGACCTTCTTGGCGCGCGGGGTCTGGGGCAGCTTGCCCATCGTGACCATGTCGGGCCCGCTCTGGACGAGCTTTTCGACTTCCAGACGGATCTTGCGCAGATCGACGTCCAGATTCTTGAGCACGTTGGCGGCGACGCCGCTCCCTTCCTTGATCAGACCCAGCAGCACGTGCTCGGTGCCGATGTACTCGTGATTGAACCGTTGCGCTTCCTGGTTGGCCAATTGCATGACCTTCCGGGCCCGGTCGGTAAAGCGCTCGTACATAGCCCAGCCTCCCTCCAAAATAAGTGCGTCGCTCAAACGATTGAGCGGCGTTCGCAGACGTTGGTTTCGTTCTCGTTCTTTACTACGTTGACTGGTTCGCGCTTAGGCCGCGCGGCGCAGTTCAACTTGCTTCTCGTCGGGCGACGCCTCATCGGTCGCCGTTGCGTCGCTCGTTTCGCATTCGGTCTCGGCGTGTTCCGCCACGGCCAACGTGATGCGAGCCCGCTCCTGATCGATCTCTCTCAACCATTTTACCGCCGTGGTCCATTGACCCAGGCGATCAAGCTGCTTGGTCGCTTCCTGGTAGCGTTCCGCGGCTCGCAAAGCCGACGCCAGCAGCAGTGAAGCCTCGGCGTCGCGGGGATTGGTTCGCAACAACTTCCGGCAGGCTTGCTCGGTTTCGTACCAATTCCCTTGTAAGTATTCGATCAAAGCCGCAGGAAACAAGTCCCGCGGGCCAGTCTTGGTGAAATGCTCAAAATCCCCCGGCCAACGCTGCACGGCCGCCACGACCGACGCGATCCATACGGCCGCCAGAAGCCCCCACGTCCACCGGACAAATTGTGGCGACGCCACCTCGGTCCAGACGAAATCGCACAGCAAAAGCCCGTTTAGAATCGCCCCAAAGCCCAGGGCCACGATCAGCCCAAACGTCGAACCTTGCCGCCAAACGAACGGCAAGCCGGGCCAGGCAGCCAGGCAGAGCGTATTGAGGGTGGACCGGAAGCGTGGCACGGCAGCTCGCACGAACCGTGAAAATAGGCGAAAAAACCGCTAAACCGCTGGAACCGACCGGTTTGCACGCCAAGGGGACACGGGGAAGACGGCCCGCCTCCTGCGGGTCGATGCCCGGTCCAATTGATCGTAAAGCCGTTCCTCCTGTGGCTTAACCGCCGCCGATTCTAGCCCGGGATTGCCGAATGGGCAAGGTAAGTTGCGTGGGGCCGTATATTTAGGTTGTGTCGGTCAAACCCGGTACAATGAGCGTTTCGCCCCCGATGATTGAGCCAGATTGATGCGTTACCAATACACGCCTGCTACCGAGCGCGCTTTGGCCGCCGCTGCGGCTTGGCGCAATCCCCAGCGCGACGACGAGTTGACTGCGGCGGCGGTGCTGGCAGGTTTGCTGGCCGAGCCCGAGACGCGCGCGGCCGAGATGCTGGCGGCGCGGGGGATTTCGCTGTCGACCGTGCTCGAACACTGGCCGCTCGAGCGACAGGCAGCAGCGACGAAGGGGCGGCCGCATTTCGCCGCCGACTTCGACAGCGCGATCGCCGAGGCGATTGCCCGCGTGGGCGAGTACCTCAGGCCGTTGAATCTGGCGACCGAGCATTTGCTGCTGGGGCTGGCGACGGCCGACGGCGAAGTAGCGCAGTGGCTGCGGTTGCAAGGTTGCGACATCGCGGCGCTCGAAACCGAGATTCATCGACTCTACGGATATGAGCCTGGGCCGGTCGACCTGGAATGGGATGACGACGCGCCCGACGAGGTGGAATCGCCGTCGGCCCCCGTGGTCACGAGTGCTGGCGCTTCGCAAGACGTTGCGTCAACTGCCAAGGTTTCGCGCCAGCTAGTGACTCAGGCGATCGACGGCAGCGATCAGCGGGCGGCGGCGCTGCGCGTGCTCGACGCCGCGGCAAACCGAGTTCGCGAAGGGCTGCGCGTGGCCGAAGACTATGTGCGTTTCGTGCTCGACGATCGCCACCTGACGTCGCTGGTCAAGGGGCTGCGCCACGATCTGGCCGCGGCGCTGGCGGTGTTGCCGGCCGAGGCGCTGCTGGCCTGCCGCGACACCGTGGGGGACGTCGGCACGTCGGTGTCGACCGACGCCGAACAGTCACGCCCCGATTGCCATGCCGTGGCGGCCGCCGCCTTGAAGCGGGCTCAAGAAGCGCTCCGTAGTCTGGAAGAGTTTGGCAAGGTCGTTGATTCCAACATGGCGACACAGTTCGAACAGATTCGCTACCGCTCGTACACGTTCGAGCGAACCATGCGCGGCATGTGTCACAATGCTGCACGACTGGCCAACACTCGGCTGTACGTGCTGATCGACGGTCGCCGCGGCGCCCAGGACTTTGGCAGTTTGGTTCAGGAACTGATCGAGGCCGGCGTCGATTGCTTGCAGTTGCGAGACAAAGACCTCGACGATCGTGAGTTGCTGGTCCGAGCGCGACAGTTGCGCGAGTTGACGCGCGACACGCGAACATTGTTCGTGATGAACGATCGGCCCGATCTGGCCGTGCTGGCCGAGGCCGACGGGATCCACGTGGGACAAGACGAGCTGCCCGTTGCGGCGGTGCGGCGGATCGTGGGACCGCAAATGATGATTGGCGTCTCGACTCATTCGCTCGAACAAGCGCGCCAGGCGGTCGTTGATGGAGCCGACTACCTGGGAGTCGGCCCGGTCTTTCCGTCGTCAACGAAGACTTTTGGAAAGTTCCCGGGATTGGAACTGGTGCGCGCCGTGTCGGCCGAGATCAAGCTGCCAGCCTTCGCGATCGGCGGGATCACGGCCGAGAATGTCGCCAGCGTGTTGGCCGCCGGAGTCGGTCGTGTAGCAGTGGCCAACGCGATCATCGGCGCGTCGTCACCTCGCGAAGCCGTGGCCAAGTTCCGAGCCGCGCTCTCAGCCAGTGCTAATGCATTTTGCTCGCCCCTAGCCCCTCGCCCCTAGCCCCTCTTCTCTTCCTTCAAGCACTGCTCCAGTAGCGACACCATCTCCAATTCGGTGCCGTTGCGGTAGTCGAACCAAGTGCCGCGAATCTTCCCCTGGCGGTCGATGATCAACGTGGTGGGGTAGCCTTCAAAACCGACGGCCCGCTGCACGGCCATTCGCGTGCGCCGTTCCAAGTCGGAATAGCAGGGAAAGTCGCCGGCGTCGCGCTCGGCCAGGAAGGCGGTGGTTTCGCTCTTGAGCTGTCCGGCGTCTTCCGCGCCCGAGCCGCACGAGACGGCCAGAATCTGGCAATCTTTTTCCTGGCGATAGTGCCGCCACATTTCCAGGATGTGCGGGAACTCTTGCCGGCAGGGCGGGCACCAGGTTCCCCAGAAATTGAGTACGACTACTTGTCCCTTCAGATCGTCGGGCGCGATGGCTTGGGACTGGCCAGTCAGTGGTTCGAGCTTCAGGTCGTCCAACCGTTCGGCCTTCGGGCGACGGCAGCCCGCCGTCAGCAACAACGCGATCGCACCCGTCAGGCACAGGAGTCTTGCGCTGGCGTGCCCTCGGGAAATACCTCGTTTCATCGGCGAAGCCCTTTGCGATGCGCGCCCCGGCCCCAGCCCGCTAACTTCAAACAAGCATAGGCCCTGCGGAGATTTTAGCCGACGAAACACCGGCCGGGGAAGGTGACCTGGGAGCCAGGCCGTATTACAATGCCGTTGCTACTTGGAGGCCATTGGCGAGCAAGCACTTTGAGTGTCATGTCAGAACGACGGCGGCGCAGACTAATTCGTTTCGTGCCCGGCAGTCCGGCGAGATTCAATCCTCTCCTACGGCGGTCGAGGGGCACATGTCGGTAGGCTCGGCCCTGATCATCTTTTCGATGATCGTTCTGAACGCCATGTTCGCGGCCTTTGAAATCGCACTGGCCAGCGTCTCGATCGGCCGGCTGCAAGCGTTAGCCGATCAACATCGCCGAGGCGCGCGGGCTGCCCTGAAGATGAAGCAGAACATCGAGGGGAGTCTGGCGGTGATTCAACTGGGGATCACACTCGTCGGCTCGGTGGCCGCCGCCACGGGGGGGGCCAGCGCCGAAGAGCGTTTGTCGCCGCTGTTGGTCCAATACCTGGGCGTGACGAACCGCGTGGCCGACTTTCTGGGCCTGGCGCTGGTTGTCTTGCCGTTGAGCGCCGCCATGATCGTGGTCGGAGAACTGATTCCCAAGGTCTTCGCCCTGAAGAACAAGGAATGGGTTTCGCTGCGGTTGTCGCCGTTGATGATGCTGATGACCGCCGTGGCCAAGCCCGCGGTCTGGGCGCTCGAAACGACGTCGACCGGGATTCTCGATTGGGTGTCACGGCTGTGGCAACCTCGCGTCGAGGGCCACCGGAACGAAGTGGCCGAGATCGAGGAACTGCGGGCGATCGTGGCCTTGGCACGCACGTCGCGGTTGATCGGCGGCCAAGAAGAACGGATCATCCTCGGCGCGGCGCGGCTTTCGAACCGCAAGATTTCCGAGATCATGATCCCGGTCTCGGAGATTGTCTCGCTCGATTTGTCGCACACCATGGCCGAAAGCCTGGTGATCGCCCACAACGAAATGCATACGCGGTTTCCAGTTTGTGCCGAGCCAGGGGATTTGCAAACCATCTGCGGCTATGTGAACTTCAAGGACATCGTTTCGGAATTGCGACTGAGCCCGAATCAACCCTCGTTGCGCGGGATTATGCGCGCGATTCCGTCGCTGCCTGACGACATCACGATTGCCACGGCATTGCAGCGTTTGACCGTGGGACACGTACACATCGCCCTGGTGCGCAACAACGATGCCGAGATTGTCGGGCTGGTGACGCTCGAGGACATTCTCGAAGAGCTGGTCGGCGACATTCAGGACGAATATGATCGCATGCCGGCGCACGTCATCGAGGCCGGCGCTGGTTGGGTGATGGGAGGCGGCACGTCGCTGGAACGGCTGGAATCGGCCACCGGCGTGCAGATCGACCGCACGACGCTTCCGCCCGACACGCGATCGCTGCACGACTGGGTGCGCGGCCGGCTCGACCGGACGGTGCATGGTGGCGATATCGTGCGGGCCGACGGTCTGAGGGTGCTGGTGCGCAAAGTCCGCCGGCAAAAGGTGCTCGAGGCCCAGGTCTCGCTCGACGAGCGCCAGCCGCGCGCCCCCAAGCCCGAGAGCGAATCAACGACGCCGGCCGCCTAAGTCACGGCTTTCTGCCCGGTCGAGGTGAGCGCCATGCGCTACGAAGTCGAAAGCAAGTTCCCGATTCACGACCCGCAAGGGCTGGCGCGCGAGTTTGCCGCGCGGGGTGTCGTTTGGGGCGAAGCCGAGCAGCACGCCGACTCGTACTTCAATCATCCGGCCCGCGACTTTGCCCAGACGGACGAAGCTTTGCGGATTCGACAGATCGGCGACGTGAACCACGTCACCTACAAAGGGCCCAAAATCGACACGACGACCAAGACCCGGCGCGAGATCGAACTGCCGCTGGCCGCGGGGGCCGAAATGGCGCGGGGCTTGAGCGAGATGCTCTCCGCTTTGGGTTTTCGTCCGGTCGCCACGGTGCGTAAAGAACGCCGTCACGGCGCGCTCGCCTGGCAAGGTTTTGAAGTCACGTTGGCTTGGGACAATGCCGAGGCGTTAGGCGAGTTTCTAGAACTCGAGATCGTCGCGCCCGAGGCGCAAATGCACGCTGCGCGCGACGCGATTGTTTCCTTGGCCGCCGATTTGAAGCTGGGCGCGGCCGAGCGGCGCAGCTATTTGGAAATGCTGCTGGCGGCTCGCGGCAAGTAAGGCGAACGGCCGCGCTTCCTTGCCAATGGTCTCCCGGTCACTTCGGCGCGCGCTTCCAGATCGAATAAACCCCGTGCTCCAAGTCCTTGGGGTAGCCCAGGTCGTTCTTCAGGCCGTGACAGCGGATCAGCGTGTCGCCATTGAGCAGGTAAATCCCGCGGATCGTGGTCTGGGCATCGTCCTGCCACACGGCATGAAAGCGTTTGAACGGCCGGCCATCGTGGAGTTCGAGTTTGTACTTGTAGTCGAACGATTGGCCCCCGTTCACGTCGACCTTGAACTGAACGGTGTGGCCCTCGATGATCATTTTTCCCTGGGCCTGAATCTCGGTCTGATTCTGCGTATTGGGGTCATAGGTCTTGAGCGTCCGCAGGTGCCACGTCCCTTGAAAGCGGAACAACTCGGCGTCCTGCTGCGGCAAGCCGTCCGACGCCCCTTGGGCTATTGGCACCAGCAGCGGCGCAACGCCAGCCGCCGCCAAGGCGAGCGGCATCAGTAAAACGATAGTGGACAATAATCGCCGCAAGGAAGGGGCACTCCACGACCGTGGCCGCCAATCCCACATGCTGACCACGACGCGGAAAGTATAGCAAAAGCCGGCCTAGGCGAGTAACTCGCCCACCAACTCGCCGTCGGCCACCAACGGGTAAGGCCGCCCTTGCCCGTCGTGAACCAGGGTGTGGCTGTCGACACCCAACAGGTGGTACATCGTGCTCAGAATGTCTTTGGGAGAAACCGGGCGCTCGACCACGTCGCCGGCTTGCTGGTCGGTGCGGCCAATGACACGCTGGCGCGCGATGCCACCGCCAGCAAACAAGCCGCTATAGGCGCGCGACCAGTGGCCGCGCCCTCCGCCGCGCACCCGGTCCAGCTTGGGCGTGCGCCCATGCTCGGTAATGCAGCAGACGAGCGTATCGTCGAGCATGCCGCGGGCTTCCAAATCCAACAGCAACGAGCTCAGCGCCATGTCGAGCCCTGGCAGCAGCTCATCGCGCAGGCGTTCGACCTGGTCGAAGTGCGTGTCCCACGCACTGTTGGCCGTGACGATCTCGTCCCAAAAGACGGTCACCAGGCGACCGCCGGCTTCGATCAGCCGTCGCGCCGCCAAGGTGGCTTGGCCAAACAGCGTCATCCCGTAGCGCTCGCGGACTTCCTGGGGCTCGCGATCAATGTCCAACGCCGTGCGCATGGCTCCGGAGCTGATCAGCGAGAAGGCCATCTCCTGGAACCGATCGCGCGTCTGCACGGCCGTCGCCTGGTGCAAGTCGCGGCGCTGATCGTCGAACTGTTCAAGCAACGAGCGCCGCGTGGCCAGCCGATCAAGCGTCATGCCCGCCTGCAACGTCGCCGCGCCGGGCAGCGTGAATCGCCCGCTCGAGGCGATACCCAGGTAAGGCTCGGCTACATCTCGGTCGGTGTTGCCTCGCCAGCGCGCCACGCTCTTGGTCGGTTCCCCCTCGAATTCGGTCCAGACCGGGTCGTACTTGTGACCGAGGAACGCCCCGTAAGGACCGGCGCGCGTGAACTCGGGACTCCGGCTGCTGAACTGAAACGGCAACGCCATGTTGCTGGGAATTTGCGACGCGCGGTGCGTCCCCTGTCGTTCGGCCAGATACTCGAGCACCGAGCCCAGATACGGCCAATGTCGCCGGTCGTTGGGGTTCAATTCCATCCCGACATCGACCGCCGGAATGCCCGAGAGGGTGTAAGCCGCCGAATGAATGTTATAGGGATGCGTCATCGACCGCACGACGGTGCAGCGATCGAGCACCTTGGCCAGTCGCGGCAGGTGCTCCGAGATGCGCAAGCCCGGTGTCGTGGTTTCGATCGTGTCGAAGACATTGCGGACCTCGACCGGCGCGTCGGGCTTGGGATCGAAGGTTTCGAGCTGACTGGCCGCGCCGTACAGGTAGAGAATGACGCAACGCTTGGCCTGGCCAAAGCCCGCCCCGCGCGCCACGGCGGCCGCGGCCGAGCGCTCGTGCTCGGTGCGCAGCAGCTCAGGCAGCGTCAGCCCGGCCGCCCCCAGGCTGCCGGCGCGCAATAGCTCGCGCCGTGTCCAGCCCGTTCCGCTCCGTTGTGACGATCCCAGCCAGCGCAGCATGTCGCGCCCTCGCAGACGAAAGTCGAACCCGCCGCGCGGCAGGTTCTTGGCCCAAAGGCTAGCATAGCGAACGCATCAATCGGCATCAATGTTTTGGCGCGATCGATGGCGCGCAAAAGGAAAACCGCCGGCCAAGGCCGGCGGTTTTCAAAAGTGTGCAGCGTGCGACAACCAAGTCGCCTAGAATTGTCCGGTCGCGCCGATCACGGGACCGTACAACAAGCTACTGCCGTTCATATCGAGGCCGGTGCCGCCACGATTGGTGGGCACGGTAATATTGTAATCCGCCTGATTGATCGCCGCCGCGATGCCGTCCAAGTACAACAAGCGGAACCCGATCCTGAATTGCAACCAGCCGGAGTAACGATAGTTGACGATGACGCCGGCTTCGGAGACCGACGCCCCCTTGCTGCCGTTCGTCTGGGTGTTGCGGAAAGTGCCGCCGGTACTGCCGACAATGGTCTGGTGTTGCGTGGCGTTGTTGTTGTAGGCGCCGATCTTGGCGTAGGTCTCGATGTTCCATAGATCGAAGCTCGTGTTCAACTTGGCGCCGATCTGGCCGCCCAGCAGGATGTTCTGGGTGTTGGCCTGGTAATCGAGATACGTCGACCCCGCGGTGTTGGAGAACTGCTGCTCCAGCCCTTCGTTGTAGAGCAAGTACCGGGCGCCACCCATCACTTCGAGCACGCCGAGCTTCGACGACGAGTAATCGCGGAAGTAGTTGACCTCGGCATCCTGCAATTGGGTTCCCAGCAGCACGTTGGCATTGGTGTACGAGCTAAAACCTGCAATCAGGGTGCTGAAGCCGCCGGTCGGAAAGGGCTGCCCAGGTATGTTCAAGGACGCGGTCATGGCCTGATTATCGTAGTAACCCAGATAGGTTGCTTCGATCCGCGAGCCATCTTGAAGCTCATAGCCCACGCCCAGCTTGGGCGCGATGCTAGTCGGGTAATTGAAGTCGAGCGAACTAATGCCAGGGTTGCCCTGAATGTGCCAGCCGTTGGCGCGCGTGAAGAACACTCCTTCGCC is from Planctomycetota bacterium and encodes:
- a CDS encoding AAA family ATPase, with the protein product MYERFTDRARKVMQLANQEAQRFNHEYIGTEHVLLGLIKEGSGVAANVLKNLDVDLRKIRLEVEKLVQSGPDMVTMGKLPQTPRAKKVIEYSMEEARNLGHNYVGTEHILLGLLREQEGVAAQVLMNLGLKLEEVREEVLNLLGHGIEGSEGGERTPSGGAGQASGGSGAASGEGGKAAKSKTPALDSFGRDLTELARQTKLDPVIGREKEIERAVQILCRRTKNNPVLLGEAGVGKTAIVEGLAQRVVDGDVPEIMSDKRIVVLDLAMMVAGTKYRGQFEERIKAVMNEVRRAKNTILFIDELHTLVGAGGAEGAIDASNVLKPALARGEIQRIGATTLDEYRKYIEKDSALDRRFQIIMVEPSTKP
- a CDS encoding thiamine phosphate synthase gives rise to the protein MRYQYTPATERALAAAAAWRNPQRDDELTAAAVLAGLLAEPETRAAEMLAARGISLSTVLEHWPLERQAAATKGRPHFAADFDSAIAEAIARVGEYLRPLNLATEHLLLGLATADGEVAQWLRLQGCDIAALETEIHRLYGYEPGPVDLEWDDDAPDEVESPSAPVVTSAGASQDVASTAKVSRQLVTQAIDGSDQRAAALRVLDAAANRVREGLRVAEDYVRFVLDDRHLTSLVKGLRHDLAAALAVLPAEALLACRDTVGDVGTSVSTDAEQSRPDCHAVAAAALKRAQEALRSLEEFGKVVDSNMATQFEQIRYRSYTFERTMRGMCHNAARLANTRLYVLIDGRRGAQDFGSLVQELIEAGVDCLQLRDKDLDDRELLVRARQLRELTRDTRTLFVMNDRPDLAVLAEADGIHVGQDELPVAAVRRIVGPQMMIGVSTHSLEQARQAVVDGADYLGVGPVFPSSTKTFGKFPGLELVRAVSAEIKLPAFAIGGITAENVASVLAAGVGRVAVANAIIGASSPREAVAKFRAALSASANAFCSPLAPRP
- a CDS encoding TlpA family protein disulfide reductase, whose amino-acid sequence is MKRGISRGHASARLLCLTGAIALLLTAGCRRPKAERLDDLKLEPLTGQSQAIAPDDLKGQVVVLNFWGTWCPPCRQEFPHILEMWRHYRQEKDCQILAVSCGSGAEDAGQLKSETTAFLAERDAGDFPCYSDLERRTRMAVQRAVGFEGYPTTLIIDRQGKIRGTWFDYRNGTELEMVSLLEQCLKEEKRG
- a CDS encoding HlyC/CorC family transporter — its product is MSVGSALIIFSMIVLNAMFAAFEIALASVSIGRLQALADQHRRGARAALKMKQNIEGSLAVIQLGITLVGSVAAATGGASAEERLSPLLVQYLGVTNRVADFLGLALVVLPLSAAMIVVGELIPKVFALKNKEWVSLRLSPLMMLMTAVAKPAVWALETTSTGILDWVSRLWQPRVEGHRNEVAEIEELRAIVALARTSRLIGGQEERIILGAARLSNRKISEIMIPVSEIVSLDLSHTMAESLVIAHNEMHTRFPVCAEPGDLQTICGYVNFKDIVSELRLSPNQPSLRGIMRAIPSLPDDITIATALQRLTVGHVHIALVRNNDAEIVGLVTLEDILEELVGDIQDEYDRMPAHVIEAGAGWVMGGGTSLERLESATGVQIDRTTLPPDTRSLHDWVRGRLDRTVHGGDIVRADGLRVLVRKVRRQKVLEAQVSLDERQPRAPKPESESTTPAA
- the cyaB gene encoding class IV adenylate cyclase; translated protein: MRYEVESKFPIHDPQGLAREFAARGVVWGEAEQHADSYFNHPARDFAQTDEALRIRQIGDVNHVTYKGPKIDTTTKTRREIELPLAAGAEMARGLSEMLSALGFRPVATVRKERRHGALAWQGFEVTLAWDNAEALGEFLELEIVAPEAQMHAARDAIVSLAADLKLGAAERRSYLEMLLAARGK
- a CDS encoding DUF1501 domain-containing protein — its product is MLRWLGSSQRSGTGWTRRELLRAGSLGAAGLTLPELLRTEHERSAAAAVARGAGFGQAKRCVILYLYGAASQLETFDPKPDAPVEVRNVFDTIETTTPGLRISEHLPRLAKVLDRCTVVRSMTHPYNIHSAAYTLSGIPAVDVGMELNPNDRRHWPYLGSVLEYLAERQGTHRASQIPSNMALPFQFSSRSPEFTRAGPYGAFLGHKYDPVWTEFEGEPTKSVARWRGNTDRDVAEPYLGIASSGRFTLPGAATLQAGMTLDRLATRRSLLEQFDDQRRDLHQATAVQTRDRFQEMAFSLISSGAMRTALDIDREPQEVRERYGMTLFGQATLAARRLIEAGGRLVTVFWDEIVTANSAWDTHFDQVERLRDELLPGLDMALSSLLLDLEARGMLDDTLVCCITEHGRTPKLDRVRGGGRGHWSRAYSGLFAGGGIARQRVIGRTDQQAGDVVERPVSPKDILSTMYHLLGVDSHTLVHDGQGRPYPLVADGELVGELLA